Proteins encoded in a region of the Streptomyces sp. NBC_01471 genome:
- a CDS encoding nitrate- and nitrite sensing domain-containing protein, whose protein sequence is MTPDISPTQPRQRRKRRRVVTVRARLVLVAVITVAALIGAVAVNAWPDWQRQDSLRRDSATGRLGGEASLPLFVGAQTERKLTAAYLVHPTAGNKAALAKQRRLTDQGIASFKTLSGTTLKTDERHRWEYVQDIYTHLKKLPQIRHDIDTRTDTTDDATGYYTDLIARMIAFYQALSAMDDGPLALETRPLVGLFWASDALAQQDTLLAASLPSGRMTPANRAAFASAFGVQQVMYERWIAPYLPAKEKAQYDAIVASADWKALLRAEQAVINAPSGDGGADLQNIATLRDWDGTYARVSQKIAALNLARTQGLLVHGFQRADEIRAQVLWLVGGSLLAIVVITVLIIGLLRTVIRRSRQASDQATAVATQHLPAIVEALQHGRAADTSLFPAEPIVVGDEFTRIESAVHSLARQAADAALTVYEERVGFQRFSAMAATRAAGLSRALLADLDTLQQRYDSDRELVSLLYGLEYTATRERRLLENLLVLSGGWLDEGSDRPVYIADVVMSAISESAGMGRTKDDVRAQAWIKAGAAPELIHLLAELIENAVKFSPKEFDVIIRVSGTSAGIAVEVEDRGQPMGPEHLAELTARLAHTPLYRELTEADQFGLFVVGRLSQRMGLTVTLRDSPYGGVTAIVLVPWALHAEAPVDQPDTEPAPAPAPFVTGSGLHFRRTQQDAKALGTAPASPVTPAPRPGQASDNAAGGLPERQPGSHLAAELRTDAPRRSPSPSAHAAAPPAPDADMFDALDDIKYTDTGEQR, encoded by the coding sequence ATGACCCCCGACATCTCCCCCACCCAGCCGAGGCAGCGCAGAAAACGCCGGCGCGTCGTGACCGTGCGCGCCCGGCTGGTCCTGGTCGCGGTCATCACGGTCGCCGCCTTGATCGGCGCGGTCGCGGTGAACGCATGGCCGGACTGGCAGCGGCAGGACAGCCTGCGACGCGACTCGGCCACCGGCCGCCTCGGAGGGGAAGCGAGCCTGCCGCTCTTCGTGGGCGCACAGACCGAACGCAAGCTGACCGCTGCGTACTTGGTCCACCCCACTGCCGGGAACAAGGCCGCCCTCGCCAAGCAACGTCGGCTGACCGACCAGGGCATAGCCAGCTTCAAGACGCTGTCCGGCACCACGCTCAAGACGGACGAGCGGCACCGCTGGGAGTACGTCCAGGACATCTACACGCACCTGAAGAAGCTCCCGCAGATCCGCCACGACATCGACACCCGTACGGACACCACCGACGACGCGACCGGCTACTACACCGACCTGATCGCGCGGATGATCGCCTTCTACCAGGCATTGTCCGCGATGGACGACGGGCCGCTCGCGCTGGAGACCCGCCCGCTCGTCGGTCTGTTCTGGGCCAGCGACGCGCTCGCGCAGCAGGACACGCTGCTGGCCGCTTCCCTGCCGTCGGGTCGGATGACTCCCGCCAACCGGGCGGCGTTCGCCTCTGCCTTCGGCGTGCAGCAGGTGATGTATGAGCGGTGGATCGCCCCGTACTTGCCGGCAAAGGAGAAGGCGCAGTACGACGCCATCGTGGCCAGTGCGGACTGGAAGGCGCTGCTGCGCGCCGAGCAGGCCGTGATCAACGCGCCCAGCGGGGACGGCGGCGCCGACCTGCAGAACATCGCCACGCTGCGGGACTGGGACGGCACGTACGCCCGGGTGAGTCAGAAGATCGCCGCGCTGAACCTGGCCCGTACGCAGGGGCTGCTCGTTCACGGCTTCCAACGAGCGGATGAGATCCGGGCTCAGGTGCTGTGGTTGGTGGGCGGCAGCCTGCTCGCCATTGTCGTGATCACGGTTTTGATCATCGGGCTCCTGCGGACCGTCATCCGGCGCTCGCGCCAGGCGAGCGACCAGGCGACAGCCGTGGCGACGCAGCATCTGCCGGCCATCGTCGAGGCCCTGCAGCACGGCCGGGCCGCCGATACCTCGCTCTTTCCTGCCGAACCCATCGTCGTTGGTGACGAGTTCACCCGCATCGAGAGCGCGGTTCACTCCCTGGCCCGTCAGGCCGCTGACGCGGCGCTCACGGTCTACGAGGAGCGAGTCGGCTTCCAGCGGTTCAGCGCGATGGCCGCCACCCGGGCCGCGGGGTTGTCCCGCGCCCTGCTCGCCGACTTGGACACCCTGCAGCAGCGATACGACTCCGACCGCGAACTGGTCAGCCTCCTCTATGGGCTTGAGTACACCGCGACTCGCGAGCGGCGCCTGCTGGAGAATTTGCTGGTGCTCTCCGGGGGCTGGCTGGACGAGGGCTCCGACCGCCCCGTCTACATCGCGGATGTCGTGATGAGCGCGATCAGCGAGAGCGCCGGCATGGGGCGGACCAAGGACGATGTGCGTGCGCAGGCCTGGATCAAGGCCGGAGCGGCGCCCGAGCTGATCCACCTCCTGGCCGAACTCATCGAGAACGCTGTGAAGTTCTCCCCGAAGGAGTTCGACGTCATCATCCGCGTCTCGGGCACCTCGGCAGGAATCGCCGTCGAGGTCGAGGACCGCGGGCAGCCGATGGGGCCGGAGCACCTGGCGGAGCTCACCGCCCGCCTGGCGCATACCCCGCTGTACCGGGAGCTGACAGAGGCGGACCAGTTCGGCCTCTTCGTCGTCGGCCGGCTTTCTCAGCGCATGGGCCTGACGGTGACACTCCGGGACTCCCCCTACGGCGGGGTGACGGCCATCGTCCTCGTGCCCTGGGCCCTGCACGCCGAAGCCCCCGTAGACCAGCCGGACACAGAGCCCGCACCTGCCCCGGCACCGTTCGTCACGGGCAGCGGCCTGCATTTCCGCCGCACCCAGCAGGACGCGAAGGCATTGGGCACGGCTCCGGCCTCGCCCGTGACGCCCGCCCCGCGCCCAGGCCAGGCATCGGACAACGCGGCCGGAGGGCTGCCCGAACGGCAACCGGGCAGCCACCTCGCTGCCGAGCTCCGGACCGACGCACCAAGGCGGAGTCCCAGCCCGTCGGCGCACGCTGCGGCCCCGCCCGCACCCGACGCCGACATGTTCGACGCCCTCGACGACATCAAGTACACCGACACAGGAGAGCAGCGATGA
- a CDS encoding aldo/keto reductase — translation MTGHDLGLRHLCRGIITHPLGLHCDIPTDQIPPDGSVRASRFLDGLARAVGSGATFFDTADSYGYGHSERVLGQFARERPDLALQLSSKVGQVRGSAEHPYAGRHIHHQLDQTLENLYAEELHLYTLDSFDFGPGDRYLGNAIDAMRTLRDVKAIRAIGMRGPFTHYAASPEEWAAEAERFLYLFRLIKPDVVWTRFNAFTPAVSLEGQDLFTFTARHGVGLVLAAPLAHGVLVGKGTASSAPHEPAPPRHAGLMPSLRDRVDEQLRSLRSHFGDTPGTLARVALRSSLQRGDHCVVVAGFSTAGQVEENFSCLGEPLTELELGVVDDVYAGLRAHVRAATAHSPVRELQP, via the coding sequence GTGACCGGTCACGACCTCGGGCTCCGGCATCTGTGCCGCGGTATTATCACTCATCCGCTGGGGCTCCACTGCGACATCCCCACGGACCAGATTCCTCCCGACGGATCGGTGAGGGCCAGCCGGTTCCTCGACGGCCTCGCCCGTGCGGTTGGGAGTGGCGCCACGTTCTTCGACACCGCCGACTCCTATGGGTACGGGCACTCCGAGCGTGTCCTCGGCCAATTCGCCCGCGAGCGCCCGGATCTTGCTCTCCAGCTGAGCAGCAAGGTCGGCCAGGTACGCGGCAGTGCAGAGCATCCGTACGCAGGTCGGCACATCCACCACCAGCTCGACCAGACCCTGGAGAACCTGTACGCCGAGGAACTGCACCTCTACACGCTGGACAGCTTCGACTTCGGCCCCGGCGACCGCTATCTGGGCAACGCCATCGACGCGATGCGTACGCTTCGGGACGTCAAGGCGATCAGGGCGATCGGGATGCGGGGGCCCTTCACGCACTACGCTGCCTCCCCGGAAGAATGGGCCGCCGAGGCGGAGCGCTTCCTGTACTTGTTCCGGCTGATCAAGCCGGACGTCGTCTGGACACGGTTCAACGCGTTCACGCCGGCGGTCTCACTCGAAGGCCAGGACTTGTTCACCTTCACGGCGCGGCACGGGGTCGGCCTGGTGCTGGCGGCTCCTCTGGCCCACGGCGTGCTCGTTGGAAAAGGAACGGCGAGTTCCGCACCGCACGAGCCGGCACCTCCGCGACACGCTGGGCTGATGCCCTCGCTCCGAGACCGGGTCGATGAACAACTCCGCTCCCTCCGCTCCCACTTCGGGGACACACCCGGCACGCTCGCGCGGGTGGCCCTGCGCTCCAGCCTGCAACGCGGCGATCACTGCGTGGTCGTTGCCGGATTCAGCACCGCGGGACAGGTGGAGGAGAACTTCAGTTGCTTGGGCGAACCGCTCACCGAGCTGGAGCTCGGCGTCGTCGACGACGTCTATGCCGGGCTGCGCGCGCACGTGCGGGCAGCGACGGCACACTCGCCCGTCAGAGAGCTTCAGCCATGA
- a CDS encoding ATP-binding protein codes for MPPTAADLIRELPLGRRVDHHFFALTSKEEPLVWARATVRRLLHGQTDQERIDDAVLVVTELLTNAIRHGGGPVSLTLDLYEKGVTVGVVDRGTDITALPADVVSFLASLQDETPGEADGCDLHTSGRGLHLVSAFASGWGVEPAREGKVVTAAFCLAVSAA; via the coding sequence GTGCCGCCGACAGCAGCCGATCTGATCCGGGAACTACCCTTGGGGCGACGCGTGGACCACCATTTCTTCGCGCTCACGTCTAAGGAGGAGCCCCTTGTGTGGGCCCGCGCGACGGTCCGCCGACTGCTCCACGGGCAGACCGACCAGGAACGAATCGACGACGCTGTGTTGGTCGTCACTGAACTTCTCACCAATGCAATCCGACACGGGGGCGGGCCTGTATCGCTCACTCTCGACCTTTACGAGAAAGGCGTCACCGTGGGCGTCGTTGACCGCGGGACTGACATCACTGCCCTTCCGGCCGATGTCGTCAGTTTCTTGGCCAGCTTGCAGGACGAGACACCTGGCGAGGCTGATGGATGTGACTTGCACACGAGTGGCAGGGGCCTGCATCTGGTCAGTGCTTTCGCCAGTGGATGGGGGGTCGAACCCGCCCGCGAGGGCAAGGTCGTGACCGCTGCTTTCTGCTTGGCAGTGAGTGCCGCGTGA
- a CDS encoding transposase family protein: MVFVDRLLATLVHLRHGVTHDVLACWFGVDRSTVTRAIGEVRPLLAERGCTISPDVRLRTLAEVVDHLGATGKAGIIDGTEIRVRRPAAGRKNRDKFISGKNKQNAVKAMIFTDEDGRLMFCSPTKPGSCADITHARELGLVKLLAEGPPVEILADAGYQGLGAQTGGRVVTPPHRKFKKNAPDWYGEMHERQRKAHSSRRIRVEHGIAHLKNWRALARHLGRREHMDDTVQAIAGLLSQQQIADLTLAWQT; this comes from the coding sequence ATGGTTTTCGTCGACCGGCTCCTGGCCACGCTCGTGCATCTTCGCCACGGGGTGACTCATGACGTGCTGGCCTGCTGGTTCGGCGTGGACCGCTCGACTGTCACCCGGGCCATCGGTGAGGTGCGGCCCCTGCTAGCCGAGCGGGGATGCACCATCAGCCCCGACGTGCGTCTGCGCACCCTGGCCGAGGTCGTCGACCATCTCGGCGCGACCGGTAAGGCCGGCATCATCGACGGCACCGAGATCCGGGTCCGCCGCCCGGCCGCCGGCCGCAAGAACCGGGACAAGTTCATCTCCGGCAAGAACAAGCAGAACGCCGTGAAGGCCATGATCTTCACCGACGAAGACGGGCGACTCATGTTCTGCAGCCCGACCAAGCCCGGCAGCTGCGCGGACATCACCCATGCCCGAGAGTTAGGGCTGGTCAAGCTCCTGGCCGAAGGTCCACCGGTCGAGATCCTTGCCGACGCCGGCTACCAAGGACTCGGGGCGCAGACCGGCGGACGCGTCGTGACGCCACCGCACCGCAAGTTCAAGAAGAACGCCCCGGACTGGTACGGGGAAATGCACGAACGCCAGCGCAAGGCACACTCCTCCCGACGCATCCGGGTCGAACACGGAATCGCCCACCTCAAGAACTGGCGGGCGCTGGCCCGTCACCTCGGCCGCCGCGAGCACATGGACGACACCGTCCAAGCCATCGCCGGCCTGCTGTCCCAGCAGCAAATCGCAGACCTGACCCTGGCTTGGCAGACGTGA